Proteins from a single region of Streptomyces spinoverrucosus:
- a CDS encoding COG1470 family protein — protein MPSVTVTPGDTATTRLTVRNDSDIVEAYNLEVVGDCAAWTTLEPARVSLYPGTSETVTIRLEPPRSPEIRAGEMPLGVRVLPTEHPESVRVLETTVHVEEFHELHTELAPRRRRGWLRGRYRLAVRNQGNSPVRVGFTAAQQGEELGFAFNPAEPKLEPGESTEVGLRVRTAQPVWFGAPVVWPFTVSTAESRDEEETPGDETGVPAPLDAEFVQIPIFPRWLLVLLAALLALLLAWFALVRPAVRSAAKEAATEAVQPRPTPAGQGDGQSPGADSGGGADAQPGGGGQESGAPAGSGGDGASGTGDGTSAGGGQQSSATIDLETSTGETRTGTYRVPEDSVFGVTDIVVANFQGDEGLLTITFGDRKVTTIALETFRNQDYHWVTPIKIPENDTVTVEVTCQKPGTPATGRQAEGCHEVLNVSGVLSRTAR, from the coding sequence ATCCCGTCGGTGACGGTGACGCCGGGTGACACCGCCACGACCCGTCTGACCGTGCGCAACGACAGCGACATCGTCGAGGCGTACAACCTGGAGGTCGTCGGGGACTGCGCCGCCTGGACGACGCTTGAACCCGCGCGGGTCTCCCTCTATCCGGGCACCTCCGAAACGGTGACGATCCGTCTGGAGCCACCTCGGTCACCGGAGATCCGGGCCGGTGAGATGCCTCTCGGCGTGCGGGTGCTGCCGACCGAGCACCCCGAGTCGGTGCGGGTCCTCGAAACCACCGTGCACGTCGAGGAGTTCCACGAGCTCCACACCGAGCTGGCCCCGCGCCGCCGGCGCGGCTGGCTGCGCGGCCGCTACCGGCTGGCGGTGCGCAACCAGGGCAACTCCCCGGTGCGGGTGGGCTTCACCGCGGCCCAGCAGGGCGAGGAGCTGGGGTTCGCCTTCAACCCGGCGGAGCCGAAGCTGGAGCCCGGCGAGTCGACGGAGGTCGGGCTGCGGGTCCGCACGGCCCAGCCGGTGTGGTTCGGCGCCCCGGTGGTGTGGCCGTTCACCGTGAGCACGGCCGAGTCCCGTGACGAGGAGGAGACTCCCGGGGACGAGACCGGCGTCCCGGCGCCGCTGGACGCGGAGTTCGTCCAGATCCCGATCTTCCCGAGGTGGCTGCTGGTGCTGCTCGCGGCGCTGCTCGCGCTGCTGCTGGCCTGGTTCGCGCTGGTCCGTCCGGCGGTGCGCAGCGCCGCCAAGGAAGCGGCCACCGAGGCGGTCCAGCCACGCCCGACACCCGCCGGGCAGGGGGACGGGCAGAGTCCGGGCGCCGACTCCGGTGGCGGTGCGGACGCTCAGCCCGGGGGCGGCGGACAGGAGTCGGGTGCACCGGCCGGTTCGGGCGGTGACGGTGCGTCGGGCACCGGCGACGGCACCTCGGCCGGCGGGGGCCAGCAGAGCTCGGCGACCATCGACCTGGAGACGTCCACCGGGGAGACCAGGACGGGCACCTACCGGGTGCCGGAGGACAGCGTCTTCGGTGTGACGGACATCGTGGTCGCCAACTTCCAGGGCGACGAGGGGCTCCTGACCATCACCTTCGGCGACCGCAAGGTGACCACGATCGCACTGGAGACCTTCCGCAATCAGGACTATCACTGGGTGACCCCTATCAAGATCCCTGAGAACGACACCGTGACCGTCGAAGTGACCTGCCAGAAGCCGGGCACACCGGCCACCGGCCGACAGGCGGAGGGGTGCCACGAGGTTCTGAACGTGAGCGGTGTGCTCAGCCGTACCGCGCGGTGA
- a CDS encoding glycosyltransferase, protein MREQGTAAVKDVHPLPRRTPVPTDHPDAVLDVVVPVYNEETDLEPSVRRLHAYLRETFPYPFRITIADNASTDRTPEIAVRLAGELAEVEGLRLDEKGRGRALRTAWSRSSAPVLAYVDVDLSTELAALLPLVAPLISGHSDIAIGTRLAPGARVVRGPKREFTSRCYNAILRSTLAVGFSDAQCGFKAVRRDVAERLMPLVKDSGWFFDTEMLVIAERAGLRIHEVPVDWVDDPDSRVDILATALADLRGIARIGSALARGTLPAAELRRGGEGEPSGGLVMQLVRFAAVGAVSTLAHLLLYTLLRPVVGAQAANAVALLICAIGNTAANRRLTFGIRGPGGVVRHQARGLAVFLLGLTLTSGSLAVLHQAVPSAGARVELAVLIAANLTATLLRFLLFRAWVFGTRPRKRTGSAAT, encoded by the coding sequence GTGAGAGAACAAGGGACCGCCGCCGTGAAGGACGTACACCCGCTGCCCCGACGCACCCCGGTCCCGACCGACCACCCGGACGCCGTCCTGGACGTGGTCGTCCCCGTGTACAACGAGGAGACGGATCTGGAGCCGAGCGTCCGGCGGCTGCACGCGTACCTGCGCGAGACCTTCCCCTACCCGTTCCGGATCACCATCGCCGACAACGCCAGCACGGACCGGACCCCGGAGATCGCCGTCCGGCTGGCCGGTGAACTGGCGGAGGTGGAGGGGCTGCGGCTCGACGAGAAGGGCCGCGGCCGGGCCCTGCGCACCGCCTGGTCCCGTTCGTCGGCCCCGGTGCTCGCCTACGTCGACGTGGACCTGTCCACGGAACTGGCCGCGCTGCTCCCGCTCGTCGCCCCGCTGATATCGGGGCACTCCGACATAGCCATAGGCACCCGCCTGGCGCCCGGCGCCCGCGTCGTGCGCGGCCCCAAACGGGAGTTCACCTCCCGCTGCTACAACGCCATCCTGCGCTCCACCCTCGCCGTGGGCTTCTCCGACGCACAGTGCGGTTTCAAGGCGGTGCGGCGTGACGTGGCCGAGCGGCTGATGCCCCTCGTGAAGGATTCGGGCTGGTTCTTCGACACGGAAATGCTGGTCATCGCCGAGCGGGCGGGCCTGCGCATCCACGAGGTGCCGGTCGACTGGGTGGACGACCCCGACAGCCGGGTCGACATCCTCGCCACGGCCCTGGCCGATCTGCGCGGCATCGCCCGGATCGGCTCGGCGCTGGCGCGCGGCACCCTGCCTGCCGCCGAACTGCGGCGCGGTGGCGAGGGGGAGCCGTCGGGCGGGCTGGTCATGCAACTCGTGCGGTTCGCCGCCGTGGGAGCGGTGAGCACCCTCGCGCACCTGCTGCTCTACACGCTGTTGCGCCCGGTGGTGGGAGCCCAGGCCGCCAACGCGGTCGCGCTGCTGATCTGCGCCATCGGCAACACGGCCGCGAACCGCCGCCTCACCTTCGGCATCCGCGGCCCCGGCGGCGTCGTACGCCACCAGGCGAGGGGGCTGGCGGTCTTCCTGCTCGGCCTGACGCTCACCAGCGGCTCGCTCGCCGTTCTGCACCAGGCGGTGCCGTCGGCCGGGGCCCGCGTCGAGCTCGCCGTACTGATCGCCGCCAACCTGACCGCGACCCTGCTGCGGTTCCTGCTCTTCCGGGCGTGGGTGTTCGGCACCCGGCCCCGAAAGCGCACCGGCTCCGCGGCTACATGA